The Devosia sp. A16 genome includes a window with the following:
- the metH gene encoding methionine synthase: MPNGEEVRAALTQAAAERILILDGAMGTMIQQLKLDEAAYRGERFKDWHKDVRGNNDLLNLTQPDAIRAIHLQYYLAGADMVETNTFSSTDIVMADYGMQALAYELNVAGARLAREAAQQAFDIDGKRRFVAGALGPLNKTASMSTDVNSPGHRAITFDEIVKGYGEQINGLIDGGADLLLFETITDTLNTKAGIFAAQRIFEERGYELPVMISGTITDLSGRTLSGQTPTAFWYSVRHAKPFTIGLNCALGANAMRAHINELSDVADTLICAYPNAGLPNEFGGYDETPEFMARQLEGFARDGFLNIVGGCCGSTPDHIRAIKEAVGKYKPRKIPEVPTFLRLSGLEPFTLTEDIPFVNIGERTNVTGSARFRKLITAGDYTAALDVARDQVQNGAQVIDINVDEGLLDSQKVMVEFLNLLAAEPDIARVPLMIDSSKFEVIEAGLKCVQGKALVNSISMKEGVDKFLETARLVRAYGAAVVVMAFDEQGQADSYERKVEICSKAYKLLTEEVGFPPEDIVFDPNIFAIATGIEEHVGYGIAFIEATRTIRQTLPHAHISGGVSNLSFSFRGNEPVREAMHSVFLYHAIQAGMDMGIVNAGQLAVYDTLEPTLREACEDVIFNRRADATERLLEIAERFKGQAGGEQKAKDLTWRTKPVAERISHALVNGITEFIDEDTEEARLASERPLHVIEGPLMAGMSVVGDLFGSGKMFLPQVVKSARVMKQAVAHLLPYMEAEKEANGEAVGRKSAGKVLMATVKGDVHDIGKNIVGVVLSCNNYEIIDLGVMVPTAKILEVAKAEKVDVIGLSGLITPSLDEMVHVASEMEREGFHVPLLIGGATTSRVHTAVKIHPQYHGGPTVHVHDASRAVGVVSSLLSDEQRPAYVADVRAEYERLAEKHRQSEAEKQRTSLATARANRFQPKWEGYVPPRPSFLGTRVFENYDLAEIARYIDWTPFFQAWELKGRFPALLDDPDQGPAARQLWDDAQKMLKDVIQKNWFRPKAVIGFWHANQVGDDIRLYTDADRKDQLATFFTLRQQLSKTGGKPHMALADFVAPEGIPDYLGGFVVTAGLEENLIADRFERRNDDYSSILIKALADRFAEAFAELMHERVRKEFWGYGAAETFAPNELVGEPYQGIRPAPGYPAQPDHTEKTTLFHLLNAKQRIGVELTESYAMWPGSSVSGIYLSHPESFYFGVAKVERDQVEDYARRKGMAIREVERWLGPILNYTPSADKEGA, encoded by the coding sequence GCGGGCAGCGCTTACCCAGGCGGCCGCCGAACGCATCCTGATCCTCGATGGCGCCATGGGCACCATGATTCAGCAGCTGAAGCTCGATGAAGCCGCCTATCGCGGCGAGCGCTTCAAGGACTGGCACAAGGATGTGCGGGGCAATAACGACCTGCTCAACCTGACGCAGCCCGATGCGATCCGCGCCATCCACCTGCAATACTACCTGGCGGGCGCCGACATGGTGGAGACCAATACGTTCTCCTCCACCGACATCGTCATGGCCGATTACGGCATGCAGGCGCTGGCCTACGAGCTGAATGTCGCCGGCGCCCGGCTGGCGCGCGAAGCGGCGCAGCAGGCGTTCGACATCGACGGCAAGCGGCGCTTCGTGGCCGGTGCCCTCGGCCCTTTGAACAAGACTGCCTCGATGTCCACCGACGTGAACTCGCCGGGACACCGGGCAATTACCTTCGACGAGATCGTCAAGGGCTATGGCGAGCAGATCAACGGGCTGATCGACGGCGGCGCGGATCTCCTGCTGTTCGAGACCATCACCGACACGCTCAACACCAAGGCCGGCATCTTCGCCGCCCAGCGCATCTTCGAGGAGCGCGGCTACGAACTGCCGGTGATGATCTCCGGCACCATCACCGACCTCTCGGGGCGCACCCTCAGCGGCCAGACGCCGACGGCGTTCTGGTATTCGGTGCGCCACGCCAAGCCCTTCACCATCGGGCTCAACTGCGCGCTCGGCGCCAACGCCATGCGCGCCCACATCAACGAGCTCAGCGATGTCGCCGACACGCTGATCTGCGCCTATCCGAACGCAGGGCTCCCCAACGAGTTCGGCGGCTACGACGAGACGCCCGAATTCATGGCGCGGCAGCTCGAGGGCTTTGCCCGTGATGGCTTCCTCAACATCGTCGGGGGCTGCTGCGGCTCGACGCCCGACCACATCCGGGCGATCAAGGAAGCGGTCGGAAAGTACAAGCCGCGCAAGATCCCCGAGGTGCCGACCTTCCTGAGGCTCAGCGGCCTCGAGCCGTTCACGCTCACCGAGGATATCCCGTTCGTCAACATCGGCGAGCGCACCAATGTCACCGGCTCCGCCCGGTTCCGCAAGCTCATCACCGCCGGCGACTATACCGCAGCGCTCGACGTGGCCCGCGACCAGGTGCAGAACGGCGCGCAGGTGATCGACATCAACGTCGACGAGGGCCTGCTCGACAGCCAGAAAGTGATGGTCGAGTTCCTGAACCTGCTTGCCGCCGAGCCCGATATCGCCCGCGTGCCGCTGATGATCGACTCTTCGAAGTTCGAGGTGATCGAAGCCGGGCTCAAATGCGTGCAGGGCAAGGCGCTGGTCAACTCGATCTCGATGAAGGAAGGCGTCGACAAGTTCCTCGAGACCGCCCGGCTGGTGCGCGCCTATGGCGCTGCCGTGGTGGTGATGGCGTTCGACGAGCAGGGCCAAGCCGACAGCTATGAGCGCAAGGTCGAGATCTGTTCGAAGGCCTACAAGCTGCTGACCGAGGAAGTCGGCTTCCCGCCCGAGGACATCGTCTTCGATCCCAACATCTTCGCCATCGCCACTGGCATCGAAGAGCATGTCGGCTATGGCATCGCCTTCATCGAAGCGACGAGGACTATCCGGCAAACCCTTCCCCATGCACACATTTCCGGCGGCGTGAGCAACCTCAGCTTCTCGTTCCGCGGCAACGAGCCGGTGCGCGAGGCGATGCACTCGGTGTTCCTCTATCACGCCATTCAGGCGGGGATGGACATGGGCATCGTCAATGCCGGCCAGCTGGCGGTCTACGATACGCTGGAGCCGACGCTGCGTGAGGCCTGCGAGGACGTGATCTTCAACCGCCGGGCCGATGCGACCGAGCGGCTGCTGGAGATTGCCGAACGCTTCAAGGGGCAGGCCGGCGGCGAGCAGAAGGCCAAGGACCTGACCTGGCGGACCAAGCCCGTAGCCGAGCGCATTTCGCACGCGCTGGTCAACGGCATCACCGAGTTCATCGACGAGGATACTGAGGAAGCCCGGCTGGCCTCCGAGCGCCCGCTGCACGTCATCGAAGGTCCGCTGATGGCCGGGATGAGCGTGGTGGGAGACCTGTTCGGTTCGGGAAAAATGTTCCTGCCGCAGGTGGTGAAATCCGCCCGTGTGATGAAGCAGGCCGTGGCCCATCTCCTCCCCTACATGGAGGCGGAGAAGGAAGCCAATGGCGAGGCGGTTGGCCGCAAGAGCGCCGGCAAGGTGCTGATGGCGACGGTGAAGGGCGATGTGCACGACATCGGCAAGAACATCGTCGGCGTGGTCCTCAGCTGCAACAACTACGAGATCATCGACCTCGGCGTGATGGTGCCGACCGCCAAGATCCTCGAAGTGGCGAAGGCCGAGAAGGTCGACGTCATCGGGCTCTCGGGCCTCATCACCCCGTCGCTCGACGAGATGGTGCACGTCGCCTCCGAGATGGAGCGCGAGGGCTTCCACGTGCCGCTGCTGATCGGCGGGGCGACCACCTCTCGCGTCCACACGGCGGTGAAGATCCACCCGCAATATCATGGCGGCCCGACGGTGCACGTGCATGACGCCAGTCGCGCCGTTGGCGTGGTCTCGTCGTTGCTCAGCGACGAGCAGCGCCCGGCCTATGTCGCGGACGTCAGGGCCGAGTACGAGCGGCTGGCCGAGAAGCACCGCCAGAGCGAAGCGGAAAAGCAGCGCACCTCGCTCGCCACTGCCCGCGCCAACCGCTTCCAGCCCAAATGGGAGGGCTACGTGCCGCCCAGGCCGAGCTTCCTCGGCACGCGCGTGTTCGAGAACTACGACCTCGCCGAGATCGCCCGCTACATCGACTGGACGCCGTTCTTCCAGGCCTGGGAACTGAAGGGCCGCTTCCCGGCGCTGCTCGACGATCCCGACCAGGGGCCGGCGGCGCGCCAGCTCTGGGACGATGCCCAGAAGATGTTGAAGGACGTGATCCAGAAGAACTGGTTCCGCCCCAAGGCGGTGATCGGCTTCTGGCATGCCAATCAGGTCGGCGACGATATCCGGCTCTACACCGACGCGGACCGCAAGGACCAGCTGGCGACCTTCTTCACCCTGCGCCAGCAGCTCAGCAAGACCGGCGGCAAGCCGCACATGGCGCTGGCCGATTTCGTCGCGCCCGAAGGCATCCCGGATTATCTCGGCGGCTTCGTGGTCACGGCCGGGCTCGAAGAGAACCTCATTGCCGACCGCTTCGAGCGGCGCAATGACGACTACTCCTCGATCCTCATCAAGGCGTTGGCCGACCGTTTCGCCGAGGCCTTCGCCGAATTGATGCACGAGCGGGTGCGCAAGGAGTTTTGGGGCTATGGCGCCGCCGAAACCTTCGCACCCAACGAGCTGGTGGGCGAACCCTATCAGGGCATCCGTCCGGCGCCCGGCTATCCGGCCCAGCCCGACCACACCGAAAAAACCACGCTGTTCCACCTGCTCAACGCCAAGCAGCGCATCGGGGTGGAGCTCACCGAGAGCTACGCCATGTGGCCGGGCTCGTCGGTCTCCGGCATCTATCTCAGCCACCCCGAAAGCTTCTATTTCGGCGTCGCCAAGGTGGAGCGGGACCAGGTCGAGGACTATGCGCGCCGCAAGGGCATGGCGATCCGCGAAGTCGAGCGCTGGCTCGGGCCCATCCTCAACTACACGCCGAGCGCGGACAAGGAGGGGGCATGA
- a CDS encoding MerR family transcriptional regulator: MNLPIGELSRRTGVKVPTIRFYEQIGLLPSPPRTEGNQRRYGKAEVERLNFIRHSRELGFEVEDIRELLEMAASPQASCHQADSIARNHLTEIDRRIASLTALRGELNRMVEECGHGRICDCRIIEVLADHGECRSEHAH, encoded by the coding sequence ATGAATCTGCCGATCGGCGAACTCTCGAGACGGACCGGCGTCAAGGTGCCGACCATCCGCTTTTACGAGCAGATCGGTCTGCTGCCATCGCCGCCGCGCACCGAAGGCAACCAGCGCCGCTACGGCAAAGCCGAGGTGGAACGGCTCAACTTCATTCGCCACTCGCGCGAACTCGGTTTCGAGGTCGAGGATATCCGCGAACTGTTGGAGATGGCCGCCTCGCCGCAGGCCTCATGCCATCAGGCGGACAGCATCGCCCGCAACCACCTGACAGAAATCGACCGCCGCATTGCCAGCCTCACGGCGCTGCGCGGCGAACTCAACCGCATGGTCGAGGAATGCGGGCACGGCCGGATCTGCGATTGCCGGATCATCGAAGTGCTGGCCGATCACGGTGAGTGCCGCAGCGAGCACGCACACTAG